Sequence from the Actinomycetota bacterium genome:
TCTTTCACCCCGCAATCCTAAGTGCTGGTTTATCCTGGCACAAAGCTACGCTCCACCATTTCGGCGGCTCAGTGCTGTACGCGGACTCCGCGACGGCATGGCCGTAGTAGTTCATGGTAATCTCAATGCGAACATGCCCGAGGAATTTGGAAACCTGGAGTATATCCAGCCGCTTCGATCTCAATTCCTCAGTGGCCCATGTGTGCCTTGTGCCGTGCATCCCTGCCAGGTTCGGGAGGCCGGCCGCGGCACATAACTCATTCCACCATCGTTGAAGGTGTCGGGTGGTGTACGGCTCACCATTTGACTTGTGGAACAGGTACTCTCCCTCTTCCATCTCCTCAAGCCATGAGCGCAAAAATGGGGCAAGCTCGGGTGTGCAAGGAGTCTCCCTCGGTTTGTGGTTTTTGGACCACTCAGCGGCCACGTGCGCAGTGATTTGATCGTTTCTATCCACAATGGTCGTGCCTTTGGCCTGATGTACGATCTCGATCTCACGGAGGCCATTTCCAAGTGCAAACCTGGCCAAGCGGCACTGTTGCTGCATGGCTGGGGTGTGCTCGTTGGCTCTGATAAACGTGTAGAGGCTGACCAACTGGTCATCCGTGAACACGCGATTCTTCTGCACCCGCGGAACCCGGGGTGGCGGGGGTGGATAAAACCGTTCGAGAAGGTCTGTGAAGTCGTCCATTAATCACCTCCGCATCAGGATTGCTTTTGCCGTTTGACATGCCGCGATTGCCGACACGATAAGCCACCATGCAAGTAAGATTTCCATCAGTCGTTCCTTTCTGCCCGCAGGCGAGGGGAGTCATTGTCGCCATTTCTCATCTATTCTCGAAATTATTGGTCGTTCCTCTTTTTTTTCGTGGATCGGGATGTTGCCCCCTGGATGTTTTATCGGCCATCCCATCATCCAGAGTCGCCGTATATTGCTGCGGATATCTGTGGCATGGTCAAGGGGATTT
This genomic interval carries:
- a CDS encoding site-specific integrase translates to MFTDDQLVSLYTFIRANEHTPAMQQQCRLARFALGNGLREIEIVHQAKGTTIVDRNDQITAHVAAEWSKNHKPRETPCTPELAPFLRSWLEEMEEGEYLFHKSNGEPYTTRHLQRWWNELCAAAGLPNLAGMHGTRHTWATEELRSKRLDILQVSKFLGHVRIEITMNYYGHAVAESAYSTEPPKWWSVALCQDKPALRIAG